A region of the Stigmatopora nigra isolate UIUO_SnigA chromosome 10, RoL_Snig_1.1, whole genome shotgun sequence genome:
aaaaaaaaagtcaacgttGGCAGTCATaccatgaaaaataaaacaagcctTTTGCTGTTATACTCCTCTTCCCACTTGAATTCCTCTTGTGTCACTGCTGGTGGGATCAGGTGGCCATCACTTGAGGCTATAAAAGCAGGGGTGGGGGACAAAATGCTGAAACTTGTGGCCATTGGGATTGGCTGTCAATGCTAAGATGTGCAGAGGTAAAAAAGGAACAGCTCTGTTAACCCTGAGCTATTACTACTTGACAGAATTGGTTCTCTCCCCTCCAGAAGCTGTCAGCAGTATAAGATGAGTCTCATTACTCCATTAGGTTCACTTGTGTGGTCCTTCCAAAGTTTTTTATAACAACCAAttcattgtcttttatttttcagtgcaATGCTGGACCAGCAGCTTTTTGGCTACTTGGGTTCCTTCTCACTCATCCTAAAGCTATGAAGGAGGTCCAGTcagaaataaaaagcctttctcTTGAAGACATCTCCTACAAACACTTACCTTCCATGACTCAAATGAAGAAGACATGCTGTACACCTGTCCTAGGTACGTGAGAGTTCCATTTAATTCCTcctgaatggaaaataaaatgtagatatttcatattatattatttcaGTCAACTAACTGTCTCATGATCCTACAGACAGTGTTCTGAAAGAGACACTGCGACTCACCGCTGCTGTGATGATAAGCAGAGATGTGGTTCGAGACAAAGTCCTGCACATGGCCAACGGGCAAAAGTACAGCCTCAGACGTGGGGATAAAGTGTGTATCTTTCCCTTCCTGAGCCCTCAAATGGACTCACAGATACACCAAGAACCACATGTAATGTGTACTAAGATAATATATTACATTATGAAAAATAACGTCGTGCTTGAAACAAATTTGATGGTATAGTGACTTAACTGGGTGTAAATGCCCCTTGCAGATGATTACATAGCTGCATTTATCTCAGTTTGTCAAAGTATAAAATTtactaatagtaataaaatccctccattcattcatttattataatcattcatttctactactgctactaataataataataagattaTTCCTGTTATCATATCTGTGACAGACCTTCAAGTATGATCGCTTCTTAAATGAAGACCTGACAGCTCGGCGTGATTTCTACAAGGATGGCAGAAAACTGAAGTACTTTACAATGCCCTGGGGTGCAGGGAGCAACGTCTGCGTGGGGAAAGACTTTGCAGTGACAATGATTAAAAAGTGAGTGTTTTCAGATCCCTATCTTTCTGTAATGTACATACAGCATATTAAGGAGGGGAAGAATGGTCGTACGCAGTATCATCTGCAGAGAGTTCACAATCCTTTTCTTACTTAGCGTCTGATTTTTACACTTTTCTTACCCAGATTTGTGATCTTGATGCTGACCCATGTGGACTTCAAAATGTGTGACCCGGGAGCTCAATTGCCACCCATCAATCCGACCCGTTACGGTTTTGGGATTGTCCAGCCTGATGGAGATCTACAAGTCTATTACAGACATAAAAGAATAACTTAAACTTAATTTAatcaatgtgtattttatttgtgtatttgttaaTTTATTCTTCAATTATTCTTGTACATAcagattttgtgttttatattgCATCATGGCTGAATTTGAAGGCATGTTTGACCTATTATTGActtatattgtaaaaaaagaaaacctcaatattttataaaaatgaattgattCTCTATAACAAGTCTATTTCTCACACAGCATCACCACATTTGAGAAATTATGTTTCCACCTTCTACTGTGGGGTGAGTGGTAAGCGCATCGGCATCACAGTGGGAGAACTGGGCTCAAATGCagctcggtccacctgtgtggaggttaaatgttcttcctgggcctgcgtgggttttctcttggtattccggtttcctcccacattcgaaagacagtctgattggacactctaaattgccccaaggtatgagtgtaagcatgaatggttgttcgtctctttgtgccttgtgattggctggccaccaattcaggctatcccccacctctggcccaaagtcagctgggatagactccagcaccccctgcagccCTAGTGAGGCTAAAggagttgagaaaatgagatgagagatgatatTGTAGTGTTTAAATCAGTATAAATCATATAGCTAATATATTTGAAGTCGAAATTACATATTACAAACGTCACATTACAAAATCGTGCTTATTTCTTGCGG
Encoded here:
- the ptgis gene encoding prostacyclin synthase isoform X2 produces the protein MGMCLRHSRQQLVKRVFGLQLPGMEPTAERTFVEAHFRGVRLFEMDHLISTHLQEILLQDLFSHSEWTQEGLFSLCYRLLFRASYLTLFESTKNVAAVYKEFRNFDHLITKLARRSLKGEESQKVNLSRERLWELLSLNNKHSGNSSWKSWQRSYQCFLQEHGVDAEMQKKALLLQLWTTQCNAGPAAFWLLGFLLTHPKAMKEVQSEIKSLSLEDISYKHLPSMTQMKKTCCTPVLDSVLKETLRLTAAVMISRDVVRDKVLHMANGQKYSLRRGDKVCIFPFLSPQMDSQIHQEPHTFKYDRFLNEDLTARRDFYKDGRKLKYFTMPWGAGSNVCVGKDFAVTMIKKFVILMLTHVDFKMCDPGAQLPPINPTRYGFGIVQPDGDLQVYYRHKRIT